A single region of the Azospirillum fermentarium genome encodes:
- a CDS encoding 3-deoxy-manno-octulosonate cytidylyltransferase, whose translation MTVSPPSNPIVVIPARMASTRLPGKPLADINGLPMIVQVWRRAVEADIGPVLVAAAEPDIVRAVESAGGTAVLTRPDHPSGSDRIFEAVNLIDPDHTHDAVVNVQGDLPTIEPAVVRTAFATLADPAVDIATLAAVITRAEEVDNPNVVKAVVELDPVLNRGRALYFTRATAPTGDGPLLHHIGLYAYRRAALERFVALPPSVLEQRERLEQLRALAHGLRIDVAVVDAVPLGVDTPEDLERARTLLARRS comes from the coding sequence ATGACCGTTTCCCCGCCGTCCAACCCCATCGTGGTGATTCCCGCCCGCATGGCGTCCACCCGGCTGCCGGGCAAGCCCCTGGCCGACATCAACGGGCTGCCCATGATCGTGCAGGTCTGGCGCCGGGCGGTGGAGGCCGATATCGGCCCCGTCCTGGTCGCCGCCGCCGAGCCGGACATCGTCCGGGCCGTCGAATCGGCGGGCGGCACCGCCGTGCTGACCCGCCCCGACCACCCCTCGGGCTCCGACCGCATCTTCGAGGCGGTGAACCTGATCGACCCGGACCACACCCACGACGCGGTGGTCAACGTGCAGGGCGACCTGCCGACCATCGAGCCGGCGGTGGTGCGCACCGCCTTCGCCACCCTGGCCGATCCGGCGGTGGACATCGCCACGCTCGCCGCCGTCATCACGCGGGCGGAGGAGGTGGACAACCCCAACGTGGTCAAGGCGGTGGTGGAACTGGACCCGGTGCTGAACCGGGGCCGCGCCCTTTATTTCACCCGCGCCACCGCCCCCACCGGCGACGGGCCGCTGCTGCACCACATCGGCCTGTACGCCTACCGCCGGGCGGCGCTGGAGCGGTTCGTCGCCCTGCCGCCGTCGGTGCTGGAACAGCGCGAGCGGCTGGAGCAGCTCCGCGCGCTGGCCCACGGCCTGCGCATCGACGTGGCGGTCGTTGACGCGGTTCCCCTGGGCGTCGATACTCCCGAAGACCTCGAACG
- a CDS encoding c-type cytochrome, which produces MELNKAFGAVLLALLVALLSGFAARVLVMPRPAVQPGYVVQAAAGGAAKTDTAAPAGPAPIGPLLAAANVDAGKAATKACTSCHTFDKGGAAKVGPNLYGVVGGPHAHMEGFAYSDAMKSQQGVWDFEALNKFLTNPKAAVPGTKMSFAGIKGDQDRANLIAYLRTLSDAPVPLP; this is translated from the coding sequence ATGGAGTTGAACAAGGCGTTCGGCGCGGTGCTGCTGGCGCTTTTGGTTGCCTTGCTGTCGGGCTTTGCCGCGCGGGTTCTGGTGATGCCCAGGCCGGCGGTGCAGCCGGGCTATGTGGTGCAGGCGGCCGCCGGCGGCGCCGCCAAGACCGACACCGCGGCCCCCGCCGGCCCGGCGCCCATCGGCCCGCTGCTGGCCGCCGCCAACGTGGACGCGGGCAAGGCCGCGACCAAGGCCTGCACCTCGTGCCACACCTTCGACAAGGGCGGTGCGGCCAAGGTCGGCCCCAACCTGTACGGCGTGGTCGGCGGCCCGCACGCCCACATGGAGGGCTTTGCCTATTCCGACGCCATGAAGAGCCAGCAGGGCGTGTGGGATTTCGAGGCGCTGAACAAGTTCCTGACCAACCCCAAGGCGGCGGTGCCCGGCACCAAGATGAGCTTTGCCGGGATCAAGGGCGACCAGGACCGTGCCAACCTCATCGCCTATCTGCGCACCCTGTCGGATGCCCCGGTGCCGCTGCCGTAA